The sequence ATAAAAGTGTGATAATTTCATAATTGCTAATAAAAGTCCAAGAATAATTCCAAGTATTGCTGAAAATAAAGTGATACCTATTGAAAAGATAACTCCATTAACAATATACATATATCTGTCATCTGTTAAAAAAGTATCTTTCAAAATTTCTAAATATTCCATTCTAACCCCCTAAATATAAAATAAAAAAGGAAATATAAATACAAAATGTATTTTTAATTTCCTTATCCATAAAATAAAATATTTTAAAATAAAAAACACAGATATACTAGCTATCTGTGTTAAACTTTAAAGTTATAAATATCAAAAAGATATACAAAAGTTAAGCTAATATAAAATAGATAAGGTTATTTAATTAATTTTTTACTTTCCTTATCATTCTTCTCCTTAGCATAACTTTCTCCTCCTAATTTAAAACTTATAATTAATTTTTAATATTATAGTATTATATATTTGAAAAGTCAAGAGAAAATAATTATTTTACATATTTTTTAAATTCTCCATAACCTTCTTCATCCATTTTATCATAAGGAATAAATCTTAAAGAGGCTCCATTAATACAGTATCTAAGTCCTCCTCTATCTCTTGGACCATCTTCAAAAACATGTCCTAGATGAGCTTCACCAGCTCTACTTCTAACTTCAACTCTATTCATACCATGTGAACTATCTTTTTTGTAATTTACAACTTCTGTTGCAATAGGTTTAGTGAAACTTGGCCAACCACAACCTGCATCATATTTATCTTTTGAACTAAATAACGGCTCTCCTGTTGTAATATCTACATAAATTCCATCTTCTTGATTTTTATAGTATTCATGGGTGAATGCTCTTTCAGTAGCAGCTTCTTGTGTAATTTGATATTCTAATGTAGATAATTTTTCTTTTAAAACTTCATCACTTGGTTTTTGATACTTTTTTTCATCAATTATAGCTTCACTAGCTTTGTTTAAATTGATATGACAATATCCATTAGGATTTTTCTTTAAGTAATCTTGATGATATTCTTCTGCCTTATCAAATCTTTTTAATTTTTCTATTTCAACAACAATAGGTTTAGAATATTTTTTTTGCTCTTCTTTTATTGCATTTAAAGCAATTTGTTTATCTTCTTCATTTTGATAGTAAATACCAGTTCTATATTGAACTCCTTTGTCATTACCTTGTTTATTTACAGAAGTAGGGTCTATTATTCTAAAATAATATTTCAATAGAGTGTCCAAAGAAACTTTTGTAGAATCATAAGTAATATGAACAGTTTCTGCATGACCAGAGTTGTTACAAACATTTTCATAGCTAGGATTATCAAAAGAACCATTTGCATAGCCAGAAACTGAATCAATAACTCCATCTATTCTAGCAAAATATTCTTCAACTCCCCAAAAACAACCACCAGCTAAATATATCTCTTTTATATTTTTTGTATTATTTTCCATAGTTATATTTTCTCCTTTTTCTTCATAATAATTTTTAATTTGCCCATTACTTATATGTCCTACAATAATATTATCAATTATTAAATCTTTGTATATAATTGCAGATGTAGGTAAGGCTTTAATTTTAAATATTTGTAATAATTTTCCATCAGTATCGTATAAAACTTTAATATTTTTATAATCTAATGTATCATACCATTCTTTAAACTTAGCAGGATTTTTTTCTCCATTTATTCCTGGAAAAACAACAGTAACTACTTCAA is a genomic window of Fusobacterium nucleatum containing:
- the msrAB gene encoding bifunctional peptide-methionine (S)-S-oxide reductase MsrA/peptide-methionine (R)-S-oxide reductase MsrB, producing the protein MKKFILPLILMFIVGVFVFAKMLSNNLKKETEKEKDLLENIQLIDMNGNDYTFSRDKNIYIKFWASWCPTCLAGLEELDRLAGETNNFEVVTVVFPGINGEKNPAKFKEWYDTLDYKNIKVLYDTDGKLLQIFKIKALPTSAIIYKDLIIDNIIVGHISNGQIKNYYEEKGENITMENNTKNIKEIYLAGGCFWGVEEYFARIDGVIDSVSGYANGSFDNPSYENVCNNSGHAETVHITYDSTKVSLDTLLKYYFRIIDPTSVNKQGNDKGVQYRTGIYYQNEEDKQIALNAIKEEQKKYSKPIVVEIEKLKRFDKAEEYHQDYLKKNPNGYCHINLNKASEAIIDEKKYQKPSDEVLKEKLSTLEYQITQEAATERAFTHEYYKNQEDGIYVDITTGEPLFSSKDKYDAGCGWPSFTKPIATEVVNYKKDSSHGMNRVEVRSRAGEAHLGHVFEDGPRDRGGLRYCINGASLRFIPYDKMDEEGYGEFKKYVK